The Brachyspira hyodysenteriae ATCC 27164 sequence GGCGCTGCTATAATAGATAATGACGGAAATTTTATATATGATAAAGTTATAGATTCTGAAATATCAAAATCTATTATAGATATTTACGATAAATATGATGTCTATTTGCATCTTTATAGAAGAAATATGCATATAGCTTCAGAGCCTGATTTTTATTTAAAAAAATACATAGAAAAAGAAAAGGTTAATAATATAGCTATTGGTTTGGAAAACATTGAGAATTTTGAGTTCAATAAAATGGTATTTATAGGCGATAGAGAAGAACTTGAAAGACTTCAGAATGATATAAGAAGTAATTTTAATGTTCATACTTGTTTTTCCCATACAAATTTTTTGGAAGTATTGTCATCTGGTATTAATAAGGGCAGTGCTTTAAAATGGATATGCTCTCAAAAAGGTATAAAGAGAGATGAAGTTATAGCTTTCGGAGATAATTATAATGATATTGAAATGATAGAATATGCCGGTGTGGGAGTTGCTATGGAAAATGCGGAAGAAGAATTAAAAAGAAGGGCTGATTGTATATGTTTGACTAATGATGAGGATGGAGTTGGTAAATTTTTAAAAAGCTATATTGGATTTTAGAGTTAAG is a genomic window containing:
- a CDS encoding Cof-type HAD-IIB family hydrolase; protein product: MINSNIKLIATDLDGTFFNSSSAISDYNKDVFQFLMKNGIEIILATGRSLSGMKNYKDIIANNNDSIIFNGAAIIDNDGNFIYDKVIDSEISKSIIDIYDKYDVYLHLYRRNMHIASEPDFYLKKYIEKEKVNNIAIGLENIENFEFNKMVFIGDREELERLQNDIRSNFNVHTCFSHTNFLEVLSSGINKGSALKWICSQKGIKRDEVIAFGDNYNDIEMIEYAGVGVAMENAEEELKRRADCICLTNDEDGVGKFLKSYIGF